The Ammoniphilus sp. CFH 90114 nucleotide sequence CAATACTCTTCAGAATTCTCGGTGTAACCATTGCTGGTAGAAAAGAAAGTCGCATCAATCGGCTTCCCTTCAAAGGTTAACACCTTTCCCTGGGTTTCCACCACCGCTTGTCGGATTCGTTGACTCTTCCATGAATAATCCGTCCCCCAAGCAGCCCGTCGTTGTTGATCGTCCAAAAATACTTGGTGCTGCACCGTATCCGTCACATGTGCCCCTTCTGGAACATCTTTAAAGTCCTTTCCTGCAATTCTTCGCACAATATAGGTACGGGCTGCCATGGCTTGAGCCTTCAAGGCCTCTAATTCAAAATCAGCGGGCATCTCCGCCGAAAGCACGCCAACAATATACTCTTCTATTGGATACGTATCCACTTTCTTGCTTTCTGTACGATAGACTGAAATCTGAATTTGATTCTCCAGCTGACTTGGGCTGGGCATGTCTGGCTGTGCATGCTTCATTTCTGGTGCATCCGGCGCTAAGATTGTGACGATTGCAGGGATCACAAGTACAATGATGAGTATAACCGCTAGTCCTATTCCGATTCGTTTCATAGCACCCCTCCCGATTGAAAATGCGGTTGTCCGCAGATCTACTAATATGTATTCAGCCGGGAGGTCGAGTATGTTTCTTTTATGGATAATTTAAAGCTAAAGGATTACAGGTGGACTTTTCCTAGGAAATAATAAGGAGACCCCGAAGGATCTCCTTTGTTCATCAAGATTTATGATTTGATCAACTGCATAACTTCTTGCTTTAACGCGTTTAGTCTGCCTATCGCGTTTTCCACGCTGTTACCTTTGACCCCAAAGTAGAACTTAATCTTCGGCTCCGTCCCCGATGGACGAGCGGCAAACCAGGAATCATCCTCTAGGAAAAACTTCAGCACATTCGCTTTCGGTAATCCATCGATTCCTGCCTGATAGTCTTTGACTTCCTTCACAGCAATCGGCCCGATCTGGCTAGGAGGTTGTTTTCGAAGCTGATCCATCATCTCATTAATCTTTGCCACACCCTCTAGTCCCTTGAGGGTCAAAGAAACAAGGTCCTCTTTAAAATATCCGACTTTAGCAAACAACTGGAGTAAGGCTTGGTAAAGAGTTAAACCCTGCTTCTGATAATAAGCTCCCATCTCCGCCGCTAGCATGCACGCTTGAACGGCATCTTTATCTCGGCAAAAAGCACCCGCTAAATAACCATAGCTTTCTTCATAACCGAATAGAAAAGTCTTCTCTTTCGTTTCTTCAAACTGCTTGATCTTTTCACCGATATACTTAAAGCCCGTTAACGTATCAAGAGTATCTAGCCCATACTGTTTGGCCACCACGGCGCCAATCTCCGATGTGACAATCGTCTTAATAACAACTCCATTTTCCGGTAGAGTTCCTTGAGCCGAACGTTGGGATAACAAGTAGTCAAGAAGAAGCGCACCTAACTGATTACCTGTTAGCACCGTAAATTCTCCATTGTTATCTCTCACGACAACACCTGCTCGGTCGGTATCCGGGTCTGTACCCATAATCATGTCCGCTCCAACTTCTTCAGCGAGGGCGATCGCCAACTTGAAAGCCTCATGCTCCTCAGGGTTTGGAGATTTTACCGTAGAGAAATTCGGGTCAGGCAGCTCTTGCTCAGGAACCACATACACGTGCTCAAAGCCCATATCCGCAAGAATCTGGCGAACTGGAAGATTCCCCGTTCCATGCAAAGGGGTAAATACAACTTTAAAATCCTTATTATTTTCGCTCGGTTGTAAGGCCAGGGTTCTTAGTTGGGCTTGATACGCGTCATCCGTTTCTTTCCCCAACCATTCAAATAGCCCTTGCGCCTGAGCCTCTTCTAAGTCCATCGCCTCGACTTGCAGTTCATCCGCTACTTGACTAATTTCATGAGTAATGGCATCAGCCAAATCCGTAGCAATCTGTGCCCCATCAGACCAATACACCTTATACCCATTATATTCAGGCGGGTTATGACTTGCC carries:
- the spoIID gene encoding stage II sporulation protein D, yielding MKRIGIGLAVILIIVLVIPAIVTILAPDAPEMKHAQPDMPSPSQLENQIQISVYRTESKKVDTYPIEEYIVGVLSAEMPADFELEALKAQAMAARTYIVRRIAGKDFKDVPEGAHVTDTVQHQVFLDDQQRRAAWGTDYSWKSQRIRQAVVETQGKVLTFEGKPIDATFFSTSNGYTENSEEYWANKIPYLRSVEVPWDKQSPRYQWTNAFSLAEVEKKLGVKIAATASAPTSWYKVLETTTGNRVGKVQIGDKTFTGKEIREKLGLPSSSFNWDMKNGKLMVTTYGYGHGVGMSQWGAHGMAQSGKTATDIVHYFYQGIAIEDYYQWVQ
- a CDS encoding phospho-sugar mutase; translated protein: MSYLQEYERWKRASHIDAELKQQLISIEGNEKEIEDRFYKSLEFGTGGLRGVIGAGTNRMNTYTVRKATQGLAQYIAKQGEEAKRKGVAIAYDSRHKSPEFAEEAGRVLAQNGIKAYVFEELRPTPELSFAVRHLGTTAGIVITASHNPPEYNGYKVYWSDGAQIATDLADAITHEISQVADELQVEAMDLEEAQAQGLFEWLGKETDDAYQAQLRTLALQPSENNKDFKVVFTPLHGTGNLPVRQILADMGFEHVYVVPEQELPDPNFSTVKSPNPEEHEAFKLAIALAEEVGADMIMGTDPDTDRAGVVVRDNNGEFTVLTGNQLGALLLDYLLSQRSAQGTLPENGVVIKTIVTSEIGAVVAKQYGLDTLDTLTGFKYIGEKIKQFEETKEKTFLFGYEESYGYLAGAFCRDKDAVQACMLAAEMGAYYQKQGLTLYQALLQLFAKVGYFKEDLVSLTLKGLEGVAKINEMMDQLRKQPPSQIGPIAVKEVKDYQAGIDGLPKANVLKFFLEDDSWFAARPSGTEPKIKFYFGVKGNSVENAIGRLNALKQEVMQLIKS